One window of Xanthomonas sp. 10-10 genomic DNA carries:
- a CDS encoding YcgL domain-containing protein has translation MHAYVYKSQRKQDTFVYLATRDDFSGLPAAVHAQLAPFAFVLEVALTPERRLAQADVATVREALGKHGFYLQLPKTVVLAGECDYD, from the coding sequence ATGCACGCCTACGTCTATAAAAGCCAACGCAAGCAGGACACCTTCGTCTACCTGGCCACGCGCGACGACTTCTCCGGTCTTCCCGCTGCCGTGCACGCGCAGTTGGCGCCATTCGCATTCGTGCTGGAGGTGGCGTTGACGCCTGAGCGCCGCCTGGCGCAGGCCGATGTGGCAACCGTGCGCGAAGCGCTCGGCAAGCACGGGTTCTACCTGCAGCTGCCCAAGACGGTGGTGCTGGCGGGCGAGTGCGACTATGACTGA
- a CDS encoding NAD(P)/FAD-dependent oxidoreductase, with translation MNAQRADVVITGGGLAGLSLALQLKQRDPELAITVLERRAHPVREAAFKVGESTVEIGAHYFADVLGLREHLETEQIRKFGFRFFFSDKREDIDRCTELGVSQILPTPSWQIDRGRFENFLGERARALGISFLDNCSVKGVDLSDDTADHAVRYEHAGEPGTLSARWVVDASGRAGLLKRKLDLAQDNAHNANAVWWRVEGLIDPNGWSQDSSWLQRCTPPDRWRSTNHMCGPGYWFWLIPLSSGAHSLGIVCDAQMHPLETMNTHEKAMGWLRLHQPQVAASLDKADYRLQDFLFLRKFSYGCKQVFSSQRWALTGEAGLFLDPFYSPGSDFIAISNTYICELIGRDRAGRSLSPYTELYEQLYFSFYDNTLTLYQDQYALFGDEQVMPVKVIWDYTYYWSLLAPLFCSGRIADLSLLSRMKADFLYARDLNLSMQRVLHDWGVHNTAQGIATGGGRLLDQYLIGWFNELNGALHDILDDEAFAARIHTNVAQMAVLAREILQQARHRHPELPDHGLDALTANASGEAILTATWYADAA, from the coding sequence ATGAATGCACAGCGTGCCGATGTCGTCATCACCGGGGGTGGCCTGGCCGGTCTGAGCCTGGCCCTGCAACTGAAGCAACGCGACCCGGAGCTTGCGATCACCGTGCTAGAGCGCCGTGCGCACCCGGTGCGCGAGGCGGCATTCAAGGTGGGCGAATCCACGGTGGAAATCGGCGCGCATTATTTCGCCGACGTGCTGGGCCTGCGCGAGCATCTGGAGACCGAGCAGATCCGCAAGTTCGGTTTCCGCTTTTTCTTCTCCGACAAGCGCGAGGACATCGACCGCTGCACCGAGCTGGGCGTCAGCCAGATCCTGCCGACGCCGTCGTGGCAGATCGACCGCGGTCGCTTCGAGAATTTCCTCGGCGAGCGCGCACGCGCACTGGGCATCAGTTTCCTCGACAACTGCAGCGTCAAGGGTGTGGACCTGTCCGACGACACCGCCGACCACGCGGTGCGCTACGAGCATGCCGGCGAGCCGGGCACGCTGAGCGCGCGCTGGGTGGTCGATGCCAGTGGCCGCGCCGGCCTGCTCAAGCGCAAGCTGGATCTGGCACAGGACAACGCGCATAACGCCAATGCAGTGTGGTGGCGCGTGGAGGGCCTGATCGACCCTAACGGCTGGTCGCAGGACAGCAGCTGGCTGCAACGCTGCACACCGCCGGACCGCTGGCGTTCCACCAACCACATGTGCGGGCCGGGTTACTGGTTCTGGTTGATCCCGCTGTCGTCGGGCGCGCATTCGCTGGGCATCGTCTGCGATGCGCAGATGCACCCGCTGGAGACCATGAACACGCACGAAAAAGCCATGGGCTGGCTGCGCCTGCATCAACCGCAGGTCGCCGCATCGCTGGACAAGGCCGACTACCGACTGCAGGACTTTCTGTTCCTGCGCAAGTTTTCGTATGGCTGCAAGCAGGTGTTCTCGTCGCAGCGCTGGGCGCTGACCGGCGAGGCGGGCCTGTTCCTGGATCCGTTCTATTCGCCCGGCAGCGACTTCATCGCCATCTCCAACACCTATATCTGCGAACTGATCGGCCGCGATCGCGCCGGCAGGTCGCTCAGCCCGTATACCGAGCTGTATGAGCAACTGTATTTCTCGTTCTACGACAACACCCTGACCCTGTACCAGGATCAGTACGCCTTGTTCGGCGACGAACAGGTCATGCCGGTCAAGGTGATCTGGGATTACACCTACTACTGGTCGTTGCTGGCGCCGTTGTTCTGCTCCGGACGCATCGCCGACCTGAGCCTGTTGTCGCGCATGAAGGCGGATTTTCTGTATGCGCGCGATCTGAACCTGTCCATGCAGCGCGTGCTGCACGACTGGGGCGTGCACAACACCGCACAGGGCATCGCCACCGGTGGTGGCCGCCTGCTGGACCAATATCTGATCGGCTGGTTCAACGAACTCAATGGCGCCTTGCACGACATCCTGGACGATGAGGCCTTCGCCGCACGCATCCACACCAACGTGGCGCAAATGGCGGTGCTGGCCCGGGAGATCCTGCAGCAGGCACGCCACCGCCACCCGGAGTTGCCCGACCATGGCCTGGACGCCCTGACCGCCAACGCCAGCGGCGAGGCGATCCTGACGGCGACGTGGTACGCCGACGCGGCGTGA
- a CDS encoding glycosyltransferase family 2 protein has translation MSRVPLTREDTAILVPALNEALRIREVVTDALTYCSHVIVIDDGSDDGTADCIADLPVRLIRHPQRMGKGAALRSGFAQAQQMGMRAVMTMDGDGQHKAADFPRLLAAANRHPGCVIVGARMRKRATQPTIRRIGNDFGDWGIAWACGFRLVDSQSGQRLYPASVFTLPDVPGEGFVFEAQLLISAARQAGARVVAVPIETRYAGSAPGTFRKSHFRLVRDLWEITSHVVKQVWAYGHIWREYRNVRANPVLIDDADAEFATVPSPTKSDPSP, from the coding sequence ATGAGCCGGGTGCCGTTGACCCGCGAGGACACCGCGATTCTGGTGCCCGCCCTGAACGAGGCATTGCGCATCCGCGAAGTGGTCACCGATGCCTTGACCTACTGCTCGCATGTGATCGTGATCGACGATGGCTCCGACGATGGCACCGCCGATTGCATCGCCGATCTGCCGGTGCGCCTGATCCGCCATCCGCAGCGCATGGGCAAGGGCGCCGCGTTGCGCAGCGGCTTTGCGCAGGCGCAGCAGATGGGCATGCGCGCGGTGATGACCATGGATGGCGATGGCCAGCACAAGGCCGCCGACTTCCCGCGCCTGCTGGCCGCGGCCAACCGCCACCCCGGCTGCGTGATCGTCGGTGCGCGCATGCGCAAGCGCGCCACCCAGCCGACCATCCGCCGGATCGGCAACGACTTCGGCGACTGGGGCATCGCCTGGGCCTGCGGCTTTCGCCTGGTGGACAGCCAGAGCGGCCAACGGCTGTATCCGGCCTCGGTGTTCACCCTGCCCGACGTGCCCGGCGAAGGCTTCGTGTTCGAAGCGCAGCTGCTGATTTCCGCCGCCCGCCAGGCCGGCGCGCGCGTGGTCGCGGTGCCGATCGAAACCCGCTACGCCGGCAGCGCGCCGGGCACCTTCCGCAAGAGCCATTTCCGGCTGGTGCGCGATCTTTGGGAAATCACCTCGCATGTGGTCAAGCAGGTGTGGGCCTATGGCCACATCTGGCGCGAGTACCGCAACGTGCGCGCCAACCCGGTGTTGATCGACGATGCCGACGCCGAATTTGCTACTGTGCCCTCGCCTACCAAGAGCGACCCATCCCCATGA
- a CDS encoding beta-ketoacyl synthase chain length factor, translated as MLTATIEGIGFWTQGLPTWEAAHAFVHGAPLQETPTRPAPQLLAANERRRAPDTVAVSLEAALAACTAAGRDPASLPSVFTSTHGDLAITDYMCTTLASDPLAISPTKFHNSVHNAAAGYWTIGAGAMTPATAISAHAASFAQGLLEALVQLTAGVDAVLLAGYDARSVGPLGRISPSQGLLGGALVLGRAGQAGKPQLQARLDDGAPSPDDGALAHHVAGNAMAPMLPLFALLAGHGDSAALYAGPGRVLRVELQR; from the coding sequence ATGCTGACCGCCACCATCGAAGGGATCGGTTTCTGGACCCAGGGCCTGCCAACCTGGGAAGCGGCGCATGCGTTCGTGCACGGCGCCCCGCTGCAGGAGACGCCCACGCGTCCGGCACCGCAACTGCTGGCCGCCAACGAGCGCCGCCGCGCGCCCGATACGGTGGCGGTGTCGCTGGAAGCCGCACTGGCCGCCTGCACGGCCGCCGGCCGCGACCCCGCCAGCCTGCCGTCGGTGTTCACTTCCACACACGGCGATCTGGCCATCACCGATTACATGTGCACCACGCTGGCCAGCGACCCGCTGGCGATCTCGCCGACCAAGTTCCACAACTCGGTGCACAACGCCGCGGCAGGCTACTGGACCATCGGCGCCGGTGCGATGACCCCGGCCACGGCGATCAGCGCCCACGCCGCCAGTTTTGCGCAGGGCCTGCTGGAAGCGCTGGTGCAACTCACCGCCGGCGTCGATGCGGTGCTGCTGGCCGGCTACGACGCACGCTCGGTGGGGCCGCTTGGCCGCATCTCGCCCAGCCAGGGCCTGCTCGGTGGCGCGCTGGTGCTGGGCCGCGCCGGCCAGGCCGGCAAACCGCAGCTGCAGGCGCGGCTGGACGATGGCGCGCCGTCTCCCGATGATGGCGCGCTGGCGCACCATGTCGCAGGCAATGCGATGGCGCCGATGCTGCCGCTGTTTGCGCTGCTGGCCGGCCACGGCGACAGCGCTGCGCTGTATGCCGGCCCTGGCCGCGTGCTGCGCGTGGAGCTGCAGCGATGA
- the fabG gene encoding 3-oxoacyl-ACP reductase FabG, whose product MSTSIPQRRALVSGGSGDLGGAICRQLAAQGRHVIVHANRNIARADEVVAAIVADGGSAEAVAFDVADAQASGAALERLLDAGPIQIVVNNAGIHDDAPMAGMNAAQWHRVIDVSLHGFFNVTQPLLLPMARTRWGRIVSVSSVAAVLGNRGQTNYAAAKAALHGASKSLSREMASRGIAVNVVAPGVIEGEMVGESFAPDIIKQMVPAGRVGKPEEVAALVAFLCSESAGYINGQVIGINGGMG is encoded by the coding sequence ATGAGCACATCCATTCCACAGCGCCGCGCCCTCGTCAGCGGCGGCAGCGGCGATCTTGGTGGTGCGATCTGCCGTCAGTTGGCGGCGCAGGGTCGCCATGTGATCGTGCATGCCAACCGCAATATCGCCCGCGCCGATGAAGTGGTCGCAGCGATCGTGGCCGACGGCGGCAGCGCCGAAGCGGTGGCCTTCGATGTGGCCGATGCGCAGGCCAGCGGTGCGGCGCTCGAGCGCCTGCTGGACGCCGGCCCGATCCAGATCGTGGTCAATAACGCCGGCATCCACGACGACGCGCCGATGGCTGGCATGAACGCTGCCCAGTGGCATCGGGTCATCGATGTGTCGCTGCATGGATTCTTCAATGTGACCCAGCCCTTGCTGTTGCCGATGGCGCGCACGCGCTGGGGCCGCATCGTCAGCGTGTCGTCGGTGGCGGCGGTGCTGGGTAACCGCGGGCAGACCAACTACGCCGCAGCCAAGGCGGCGCTGCACGGTGCCAGCAAGTCGCTGTCGCGCGAGATGGCCAGCCGCGGTATCGCGGTCAACGTGGTGGCGCCGGGCGTGATCGAAGGCGAGATGGTCGGCGAAAGCTTCGCGCCGGACATCATCAAGCAGATGGTGCCGGCCGGCCGCGTGGGCAAGCCCGAGGAAGTGGCCGCACTGGTCGCGTTTCTGTGCTCGGAGTCCGCCGGTTACATCAATGGCCAGGTCATCGGCATCAATGGCGGAATGGGCTAG
- a CDS encoding beta-ketoacyl-[acyl-carrier-protein] synthase family protein → MAPVAVTAYTSTTALGAGLAAQAAALQSRRSGLRYNDFGPQPLPCWIGRVDGVEAVVLPDALQGWDCRNNRLAWLALQQDGMADAVQAAAQRYGAERVAVIIGTSTSSIGASEEAYTRLVDDADGARFPDDLARPIVHTPHSLGDFVQHATGLRGPSVTVATACSSSAKVFAQAARLIDAGVIDAALVGGVDTLCGSVLFGFNSLQVVAPEPCQPFDARRVGLSLGEAGGFALVERTAAAPEATLWLYGYGESSDAHHMSAPHPQGLGAQLAMRGALERAGLDASAVGYLNLHGTATPANDSVEAAAVAAIFPDTLHASSTKAWTGHTLGAAGIVESVIALLALRDGVLPGTLNSAVPDPACGPQIRFDNAHSRIDYAMNNSFGFGGNNCSLLFGRAR, encoded by the coding sequence ATGGCCCCGGTCGCCGTCACCGCCTACACCTCCACCACCGCGCTCGGCGCTGGGCTCGCGGCCCAGGCCGCCGCCCTGCAGTCGCGTCGCAGCGGCCTGCGTTACAACGATTTCGGACCGCAACCGCTGCCGTGCTGGATCGGCCGCGTCGACGGCGTGGAAGCAGTCGTGCTGCCCGATGCGCTGCAAGGCTGGGACTGCCGCAACAACCGGCTGGCCTGGCTGGCCCTGCAGCAGGACGGCATGGCCGACGCCGTGCAGGCAGCCGCCCAGCGCTACGGCGCCGAGCGCGTGGCGGTGATCATCGGCACTTCCACCTCCAGCATCGGCGCCAGCGAAGAGGCCTATACGCGGCTGGTCGACGACGCCGACGGCGCGCGGTTTCCGGACGATCTGGCCCGCCCCATCGTGCACACTCCGCATTCGCTGGGCGACTTCGTCCAGCACGCCACCGGCCTGCGCGGCCCCAGCGTGACCGTGGCCACCGCCTGTTCGTCCAGCGCCAAGGTCTTCGCCCAGGCGGCGCGGCTGATCGACGCCGGGGTGATCGACGCGGCGCTGGTCGGCGGCGTGGACACCTTGTGCGGCAGCGTGCTGTTCGGCTTCAACTCGCTGCAGGTGGTCGCGCCCGAACCGTGCCAGCCGTTCGACGCGCGTCGGGTCGGCCTGAGCCTGGGCGAAGCCGGTGGCTTTGCGCTGGTCGAACGCACCGCCGCCGCCCCGGAGGCGACGCTATGGCTGTACGGCTACGGCGAATCCAGCGATGCGCACCACATGTCCGCCCCGCATCCGCAGGGCCTGGGCGCGCAGCTGGCGATGCGCGGCGCGCTCGAACGCGCCGGCCTGGACGCATCAGCGGTGGGCTATCTGAATCTGCATGGCACCGCCACGCCGGCCAACGACAGCGTGGAAGCGGCAGCGGTGGCGGCGATCTTCCCGGACACCTTGCACGCCAGTTCGACCAAGGCCTGGACCGGCCACACCCTGGGCGCGGCCGGCATCGTCGAGTCGGTGATCGCGCTGCTGGCGCTGCGCGACGGCGTGCTGCCGGGCACGCTCAACAGTGCCGTGCCCGACCCCGCCTGCGGTCCGCAGATCCGCTTCGACAACGCCCATTCCCGGATCGATTACGCAATGAACAACTCCTTCGGTTTTGGCGGCAACAACTGTTCGCTGCTGTTCGGGCGGGCACGCTGA
- a CDS encoding ankyrin repeat domain-containing protein: protein MTEPQRAARVRAAALAGAAGVVLSLLGGLGGAVAAVSLWLAQPAFALAVSWARGTRALATQPRAIAQALPPLLAIWGVGLLALAALISWPLTALRDSGSLAAALALSVAVSAALLGLWRTWPLWGEVERDGGALAPRWHALATQELHAWRGLLAAALVLAVCTVVVALAWPGWLSGGLRWGLAIAASALLPAAHLLLQRTAAPARSDAPVARQAADFFSEAAAEPRPLEPVAQHQLVPELFEAARSGRVDRALQLLEAGADPQAMPLPEWRDQRSLPALAAVLPDLRLLRELIVRRVDVNQPHRGMTPLLAATRDSWHGRPDAVMTLLANGADPRSTDNDGNTPLHHAVRSSDPGVAALLRDAAAELDALNNEGHSPLAMACQVGNWRLAKFLLERGAHSEPDGGAPVLLAAAGTEEDDPAGVQLLLKHKARVDARDRQRRSALHEAALAGHGDIVEALLSAGANLEARDLLGRTPWLDAARQARSAVLERLVARKADVLATDGDGRNAVMLACAADSVSPALIRRLLDLQVPADSVDVHGRRAVDVAAEAGRWAIVQLLDPSYPVPAAVSDAHGDTPGVAVLPDRPPLVLLREGLQFGQRDGLDALARLCAPEELGGLLHDAHLALNADAVDWLLRHGADAEMRDACGDVPMFALLSRGVEAVPALQVLLRHGVSPAGAGGLTRLLSACVQHDAASRGLEQFALELLERGADPFAPSAAGDPPLSLAVRLGWLRLQQWLLEHGVDREARDSHGMTALHLATALGRDASLKLLVKQGASPEARAADGQTPLGVALSIGRRDLADWLDWRIWSLPGRTLREADVPAAAMTGDTDAVRRLIDLGLPVDAVDAQGCTALLRAAGGGHLGVVAHLLGRGADPQRAANSGATPLSAAVSMRQTDIVAALLQAGAQIEHRLPGGVTVLMLACALGLPDIVARLLTAAADVHATDNQGLAPLHCAALYGFTARDTTRLLALLDTLLLAGADPDALAGGRVSPLLLLLGARAEPGTACDEKVVLAGVERLLDEDVSLDVADQRGFGPLHLAALHGLPLLVQRLLRAGADADRRDALNRTPREIAIMRGFIDVAGQFEPALPGVSSMARFLREGR from the coding sequence ATGACTGAGCCGCAGCGTGCCGCGCGAGTGCGCGCCGCAGCGCTGGCAGGTGCAGCCGGCGTGGTGTTGTCCCTGCTCGGTGGCCTTGGCGGCGCCGTTGCTGCGGTAAGCCTGTGGCTGGCGCAGCCGGCCTTTGCACTGGCGGTGTCGTGGGCGCGCGGCACCCGCGCGCTGGCGACGCAGCCGCGCGCCATCGCGCAGGCGTTGCCGCCGTTGCTGGCGATCTGGGGCGTCGGCCTGCTCGCCTTGGCGGCATTGATCAGCTGGCCGCTGACCGCGCTGCGCGACAGCGGCAGCCTAGCCGCAGCGTTGGCCCTGAGCGTGGCCGTGAGCGCCGCCTTGCTGGGCCTGTGGCGCACCTGGCCGTTGTGGGGCGAGGTGGAACGCGACGGTGGCGCGCTGGCGCCACGCTGGCACGCGCTGGCCACGCAGGAATTGCATGCCTGGCGCGGCCTGCTGGCGGCCGCCCTGGTGCTGGCGGTGTGCACCGTGGTGGTGGCGCTAGCCTGGCCGGGCTGGTTGTCCGGCGGCCTGCGCTGGGGCCTGGCGATTGCCGCCAGCGCGCTGCTGCCCGCCGCCCATCTGCTGCTGCAACGCACCGCCGCACCGGCGCGCAGCGATGCGCCAGTGGCCAGGCAGGCTGCCGATTTCTTCTCCGAAGCGGCCGCCGAACCGCGCCCGCTGGAGCCGGTCGCCCAGCATCAGCTGGTGCCCGAATTGTTCGAAGCCGCGCGTAGCGGCCGGGTGGACCGCGCGCTGCAGTTGCTGGAGGCCGGCGCCGACCCGCAGGCGATGCCGCTGCCGGAATGGCGCGACCAGCGCAGCCTGCCGGCGCTGGCCGCGGTGCTGCCGGATCTGCGCCTGCTGCGCGAGCTGATCGTGCGCCGCGTGGACGTCAACCAGCCGCATCGCGGCATGACGCCGCTGCTGGCCGCCACCCGCGACAGCTGGCATGGCCGCCCGGATGCGGTGATGACCCTGCTGGCCAACGGTGCCGACCCGCGTTCCACCGACAACGACGGCAATACCCCGCTGCATCACGCCGTACGCAGTTCCGACCCGGGCGTGGCTGCGTTGCTGCGCGATGCCGCCGCCGAACTGGACGCGCTCAACAACGAAGGTCACTCGCCGCTGGCGATGGCCTGCCAGGTCGGCAACTGGCGGCTGGCGAAATTTCTGCTGGAACGCGGTGCCCACTCCGAGCCGGACGGCGGTGCGCCGGTGTTGCTAGCCGCGGCCGGCACCGAAGAGGACGACCCGGCCGGCGTGCAGTTGCTGCTCAAGCACAAGGCGCGGGTGGATGCGCGCGACCGCCAGCGGCGTAGCGCCCTGCACGAAGCGGCGCTGGCCGGCCACGGCGACATCGTCGAGGCGCTGTTGTCGGCCGGCGCCAACCTGGAAGCGCGCGATCTGCTCGGCCGCACGCCGTGGCTGGACGCGGCGCGTCAGGCGCGCAGTGCGGTGCTCGAACGCCTGGTCGCGCGCAAGGCCGATGTGCTGGCCACCGACGGCGACGGCCGCAATGCGGTGATGCTGGCTTGCGCCGCCGACAGCGTGTCGCCGGCCTTGATCCGCCGTCTGCTCGATCTGCAGGTGCCGGCCGACAGCGTCGATGTGCATGGCCGTCGCGCAGTGGACGTGGCAGCCGAAGCCGGGCGTTGGGCGATCGTGCAACTGCTCGACCCCAGCTATCCCGTGCCGGCCGCCGTCAGCGATGCGCACGGCGATACCCCCGGCGTTGCGGTGCTGCCCGATCGCCCGCCGTTGGTGTTGTTGCGCGAAGGCCTGCAGTTCGGCCAACGCGATGGCCTGGACGCGCTGGCGCGGCTATGCGCCCCGGAAGAACTCGGCGGCCTGCTGCATGACGCGCATCTGGCGCTCAACGCCGATGCGGTGGACTGGCTGCTGCGCCACGGCGCCGATGCCGAGATGCGCGATGCCTGCGGCGACGTGCCGATGTTTGCGCTGCTCTCGCGCGGCGTGGAAGCGGTGCCGGCGCTGCAGGTGCTGCTGCGTCACGGCGTGTCGCCGGCCGGTGCGGGCGGCCTGACCCGGCTGCTCAGCGCCTGCGTGCAGCACGATGCCGCCTCGCGCGGGCTGGAACAGTTCGCACTGGAGTTGCTCGAACGCGGCGCCGACCCGTTTGCGCCGTCGGCAGCCGGCGACCCGCCGTTGTCGCTGGCCGTGCGGCTGGGCTGGTTGCGCCTGCAGCAGTGGTTGCTGGAACACGGCGTGGACCGCGAGGCCCGCGACAGCCACGGCATGACCGCGCTGCATCTGGCGACCGCGCTTGGTCGGGACGCCTCGCTGAAATTGCTGGTCAAGCAGGGCGCCTCGCCGGAAGCGCGGGCCGCCGACGGGCAGACCCCGCTGGGCGTGGCGTTGTCGATCGGCCGGCGCGATCTGGCCGACTGGCTGGACTGGCGGATCTGGTCGCTGCCAGGCCGCACGCTGCGCGAAGCGGACGTGCCGGCGGCAGCGATGACCGGCGACACCGATGCGGTGCGGCGGCTGATCGACCTCGGCCTGCCGGTGGATGCCGTCGACGCCCAGGGCTGCACCGCGCTGCTGCGTGCGGCCGGTGGCGGCCACCTGGGTGTGGTCGCGCATCTGCTCGGCCGCGGCGCCGATCCGCAACGCGCGGCCAACAGCGGCGCCACGCCGTTGTCGGCGGCGGTGAGCATGCGCCAGACCGACATCGTCGCCGCACTGTTGCAGGCCGGCGCGCAGATCGAACATCGCCTGCCGGGCGGAGTGACCGTGCTGATGCTGGCCTGCGCGCTTGGCCTGCCGGACATCGTGGCGCGCCTGCTCACGGCTGCAGCCGACGTGCACGCCACCGACAATCAGGGGCTGGCACCGCTGCACTGCGCGGCGCTGTACGGCTTCACCGCGCGCGACACCACCCGTCTGCTGGCGTTGCTGGACACCTTGTTGCTGGCCGGCGCCGACCCGGATGCGCTGGCCGGTGGGCGAGTCAGCCCGTTGCTGTTGTTGCTGGGCGCGCGCGCCGAACCGGGCACCGCCTGCGACGAAAAGGTGGTGCTGGCCGGCGTCGAACGCCTGCTCGATGAAGACGTCTCGCTCGATGTGGCCGATCAGCGCGGCTTCGGCCCGCTGCATCTGGCCGCACTGCACGGCCTGCCGCTGCTGGTACAGCGCCTGCTGCGTGCAGGCGCCGACGCCGACCGCCGCGACGCGCTCAACCGCACCCCGCGCGAGATCGCCATCATGCGCGGCTTCATCGATGTGGCCGGCCAGTTCGAACCGGCGCTGCCGGGCGTGTCCTCGATGGCGCGCTTCCTGCGCGAAGGCCGCTGA
- a CDS encoding phosphotransferase has protein sequence MQGRDAIAALIPHQGSMCLWEELVDWDAQRIVLRSHAHCSDMHPLRADGRLRAVHLCEYGAQAMAVHGGLLGRESGKPVRPGMLVALRGVELHVTHLDALPDAIECEAQVLMQGEDSQQYSFRLSHGDQLLAEGRATVMLGAAQAL, from the coding sequence ATGCAGGGACGTGACGCAATTGCCGCCTTGATCCCGCACCAGGGCAGCATGTGCCTGTGGGAAGAGTTAGTCGACTGGGATGCGCAGCGGATCGTGTTGCGCAGTCACGCGCATTGCAGCGACATGCATCCGCTGCGTGCCGATGGACGTCTGCGCGCGGTGCATCTGTGCGAATACGGCGCGCAGGCCATGGCGGTGCATGGCGGCCTGTTGGGTCGCGAATCCGGCAAGCCGGTGCGCCCTGGCATGCTGGTCGCGTTGCGCGGCGTAGAGTTGCACGTGACCCATCTGGACGCGTTGCCCGATGCCATCGAGTGCGAAGCGCAGGTGCTGATGCAGGGCGAGGACAGCCAGCAATACAGCTTTCGTCTGAGCCACGGCGATCAGTTGCTCGCCGAAGGGCGCGCCACGGTGATGCTGGGCGCCGCGCAGGCCCTGTAG